One Silene latifolia isolate original U9 population chromosome 4, ASM4854445v1, whole genome shotgun sequence DNA segment encodes these proteins:
- the LOC141651935 gene encoding uncharacterized protein LOC141651935, with protein MAKSILTFYNRAVDPEVMTFWTRQIERQFEICVDLELHNVALAVLRGFAREEVLFEEVGHGKLEEFMSCKQGTQSKTDFTDQLHKLAHFALLIYYRSRPGKSFSLREATNTYPHSIPREANTVEKVYNVALWFEKSLERIKEESALAATTSYKRPYSSSSTSSASSKKFCFHGGLNDTNMTTNRPSGSDIPQSADAKTTKSVGEIVGIAPLDMDAIGEHEIISENEVAEELLVIPEVEDEATTNPDNEVAGHEDGWTQVKGRKHAKTVSDISPSSPPLLQLSMEDVQPEIDYWSTAVICYVLGGNPPWELLSGFVNRLWGKYKYDKISFLPNGAFLVHFPTLECRDLVLKQGFPMFDNKPLVVKPWSETTSLAKEKVKAVPIWIRLCGLGLKFWGEKTLAKLGSQFGTFMRADGATIDKTRLGYARLMVEVQVGQALHDKLFFKDEKGMDVCVLVEYEWRPDVCSDCKGIGHTTEQCRKKAAAPPAAPAVKPKQVQVWRPIVRPAPPQTAVPPRMSPPSPKFGGPTFHNSSVLIPVSPIIQLTRHDHITPPSPMKSYAEVVSDGESDTSDKNGGTGLYGLVETKVKTQDFTTILNNLGQHWKGINNNLHHPGGRVWVIWDPQVFLVTTRDCTAQQITVDVVEQISGDNFCFTVVYGFNDETDRKHLWRELQHLSSQITQPWCVCGDFNSIFNFNERLGRPVMWNELVDFRQCVESCDITDIQAQGSFFTWNNKQDHATRVYSRIDRCLVSNDWLLKYPDSYAYFMNEGLFDHTPIICYRKESCQTKKVSFRYFNMWGMDPDFKELVQMEWNKPVHGISMFQIVTKLRNLKKPLKLLNKNRFSDIEKATAVARQQLDDIQTDLQRQPGDMTLRQNEREAAKVFSNLQKAQFSFLQQKAKTEWLKEGDENTAFYHRKIKARQVHNKVLQIKDMQGQFHSDPEGIENSFLAYYQDLLGTSKPVKKIHVPTVSSGKTISPDHAAILLKPVTFDEVKEFNSTSITLIPKNANPVSVMEFRPIACCNTIYKCIAKLLCTRMGQVLPDIISSNQGGFIKGRNIVENILICQDIVRLYNRKATSPRCLVKIDLRKAYDTVEWDFLSQMLSALKFPEKFIDLVMVCVTSPSYSLSLNGNSFGFFKGCRGLRQGDPLSPLLFTICMEYLSRILKVVGHQQDFRFHPMCGPLQLNHLLFADDLLLFSKGDEVSIMWLLRAFSTFSIASGLALNKDKSDIYFNGMPQASINTILQVSGFKRGSLPFRYLGVPISSKKLTKNEGMKLIDKITARIRSWGARHLTYSGRLVLVNAVLSSLHSYWSSVFLIPNGILKKIDNICRNYL; from the exons ATGGCCAAGAGTATATTGACTTTTTACAATAGAGCTGTTGATCCCGAGGTTATGACCTTTTGGACCCGTCAAATAGAGAGGCAGTTTGAGATATGCGTTGATCTCGAACTGCACAACGTGGCCCTTGCTGTTC TTCGTGGCTTCGCTAGAGAGGAGGTTTTATTCGAGGAGGTCGGGCACGGGAAGTTGGAAGAGTTTATGTCGTGCAAGCAAGGGACTCAATCGAAGACAGACTTCACCGATCAATTACATAAGCTTGCTCATTTTGCTTTGTTGATTTATTACCGATCGAGGCCCGGAAAGTCGTTTTCTCTTAGGGAAGCTACAAACACATATCCTCACTCTATACCTCGTGAGGCTAATACTGTGGAGAAGGTCTACAACGTTGCTTTATGGTTCGAGAAATCATTGGAGCGCATTAAGGAAGAGTCCGCTCTTGCTGCTACCACTTCTTATAAGAGGCCTTATTCCTCTTCTTCAACTTCTTCTGCTTCGTCTAAGAAGTTCTGTTTCCATGGAGGCCTGA ACGACACGAATATGACGACGAATCGACCTTCTGGTAGTGATATTCCTCAATCTGCTGATGCTAAGACTACAAAATCTGTTGGTGAGATTGTGGGTATTGCCCCGTTGGATATGGATGCAATTGGAGAACATGAAATCATATCTGAGAATGAAGTTGCTGAGGAACTTTTGGTAATTcctgaggttgaagatgaagctACAACCAATCCTGATAATGAAGTAGCTGGTCATGAGGATGGATGGACTCAGGTCAAAGGCAGGAAACACGCCAAAACTGTAAGTGATATTAGTCCTTCCTCCCCTCCTCTCCTTCAATTGTCCATGGAGGATGTTCAACCAGAAATTGATTACTGGTCCACAGCTGTAATTTGTTATGTTCTGGGAGGAAATCCCCCATGGGAATTACTGTCTGGGTTTGTTAATCGTCTATGGGGTAAATATAAATATGATAAGATCTCGTTCCTTCCGAATGGTGCTTTCCTTGTTCACTTCCCTACTTTGGAATGTCGAGACCTTGTCCTTAAGCAAGGGTTCCctatgtttgataacaaaccatTAGTAGTGAAACCATGGTCAGAAACAACGTCCCTTGCTAAGGAGAAAGTGAAAGCTGTTCCTATATGGATTAGGCTGTGTGGTTTGGGATTGAAATTCTGGGGAGAAAAAACTCTGGCTAAGCTGGGATCTCAGTTTGGTACCTTTATGCGGGCTGATGGTGCTACTATAGACAAAACTAGACTGGGATATGCTAGGCTTATGGTAGAGGTTCAAGTGGGTCAAGCTTTGCATGACAAATTATTTTTTAAGGATGAGAAAGGAATGGATGTCTGTGTGTTGGTTGAATATGAATGGCGGCCTGATGTATGCTCTGACTGTAAGGGAATAGGACACACTACTGAACAATGCAGGAAGAAAGCTGCAGCACCTCCAGCTGCACCTGCTGTTAAACCTAAACAGGTTCAGGTATGGAGACCTATTGTGAGGCCTGCACCTCCTCAGACTGCAGTGCCACCTAGAATGTCTCCTCCTTCACCTAAGTTTGGGGGTCCAACCTTCCACAATTCTAGTGTCCTTATCCCTGTGAGTCCCATTATTCAACTTACTAGACATGATCATATCACTCCTCCTTCACCTATGAAATCCTATGCTGAAGTTGTCAGTGATGGTGAGAGTGATACATCTGACAAGAATGGGGGGACTG GTCTTTATGGTTTGGTAGAAACAAAGGTGAAGACTCAGGATTTTACTACTATCCTTAATAATCTGGGTCAACACTGGAAGGGTATCAATAACAATTTACATCATCCTGGAGGTCGTGTTTGGGTAATTTGGGATCCACAGGTGTTTCTTGTGACTACTAGAGACTGTACTGCTCAGCAAATCACAGTTGATGTGGTTGAACAAATTTCTGGAGATAACTTTTGTTTCACTGTTGTTTATGGGTTTAATGATGAGACTGATAGGAAGCATTTATGGAGAGAGTTGCAGCACCTTAGTTCTCAGATTACTCAGCCTTGGTGTGTATGTGGGGATTTCAACTCTATTTTTAACTTTAATGAGAGACTTGGTAGGCCTGTTATGTGGAATGAACTGGTTGATTTCAGACAATGTGTTGAATCCTGTGACATCACTGAtattcaagctcagggttcattCTTTACATGGAATAACAAACAAGATCATGCTACTAGGGTTTACTCTCGTATTGATAGATGTCTTGTCTCCAATGACTGGCTGCTCAAATATCCTGATAGCTATGCCTATTTTATGAATGAAGGGCTGTTTGATCACACCCCTATAATCTGCTATAGGAAGGAGAGTTGCCAAACTAAAAAAGTTTCTTTCAGATATTTCAACATGTGGGGCATGGATCCTGATTTCAAAGAGTTGGTCCAAATGGAGTGGAACAAACCTGTCCATGGCATTAGTATGTTTCAGATTGTCACAAAGTTAAGAAATCTGAAGAAACCTCTGAAGTTATTGAACAAAAATAGATTTTCTGATATTGAAAAGGCTACTGCTGTGGCAAGGCAGCAGCTGGACGATATCCAAACTGATCTGCAGAGGCAACCAGGTGACATGACTCTTAGACAAAATGAGAGGGAAGCTGCTAAGGTTTTTTCTAACCTTCAAAAAGCTCAGTTCAGTTTCCTGCAACAAAAAGCTAAAACTGAATGGCTCAAAGAGGGGGATGAAAATACTGCTTTCTATCATAGGAAGATAAAGGCTAGGCAAGTGCATAACAAGGTCCTCCAAATTAAAGATATGCAGGGGCAGTTTCATTCTGATCCTGAAGGCATTGAAAATTCTTTCTTGGCTTATTATCAAGACTTACTGGGGACTAGCAAGCCTGTGAAAAAAATTCATGTGCCTACTGTAAGCTCAGGTAAAACCATTTCCCCTGATCATGCTGCCATTCTCCTCAAACCTGTGACTTTTGATGAAGTCAAAGAAT TTAATTCTACCTCTATCACTCTTATTCCTAAGAATGCAAACCCtgtgagtgtcatggaatttagGCCCATAGCATGTTGTAACACTATCTACAAATGCATTGCTAAGCTCTTGTGCACAAGAATGGGTCAAGTGTTGCCTGATATTATTAGTAGTAATCAGGGAGGGTTCATCAAAGGGAGAAATATTGTGGAAAATATTTTAATCTGCCAGGACATTGTTAGATTGTATAATAGGAAAGCTACTTCTCCCCGTTGCCTTGTTAAAATTGATCTAAGAAAAGCATATGACACTGTTGAGTGGGATTTCCTCTCCCAAATGCTTTCTGCTTTGAAATTTCCTGAGAAGTTTATTGACTTAGTGATGGTTTGTGTTACTTCTCCTTCCTACTCCTTGTCCTTAAATGGGAATTCTTTTGGCTTTTTCAAAGGGTGTAGAGGTCTTAGACAAGGAGATCCATTGTCTCCCCTCCTTTTTACAATATGTATGGAATACCTTTCTAGAATCTTGAAGGTTGTAGGTCATCAACAGGACTTCAGATTTCATCCTATGTGTGGTCCATTGCAGCTGAACCACCTTCTTTTTGCTGATGACTTACTCTTGTTCTCCAAAGGGGATGAAGTCTCTATTATGTGGTTACTTAGGGCTTTTTCTACCTTCTCTATTGCCTCTGGTTTAGCCCTCAATAAGGACAAGtctgatatttattttaatggaATGCCTCAAGCTTCTATCAATACCATTCTGCAAGTGTCTGGGTTCAAGAGAGGATCCTTGCCCTTTAGATATTTGGGTGTCCCCATATCATCCAAGAAACTTACAAAAAATGAAGGCATGAAACTCATTGATAAGATCACTGCAAGGATAAGATCTTGGGGGGCTAGACATCTCACTTACTCTGGGAGACTTGTTCTGGTTAATGCTGTTCTGTCCAGTCTTCACTCTTATTGGTCCTCAGTTTTCCTCATTCCTAATGGCATCTTGAAGAAAATTGACAACATTTGCAGGAACTATCTTTGA